GATCTCCCGGATGATGACGAAGCTGATCGTGGCGACGACCCAGATCATGACCAGGCCGCGGACCAGGTGGCCCGCCACCCGCCGGGTGACCGCGCCTCCCGGAAGGCGGCGCCTACGGGCGACCGCGCCTCCCGGGGGACGGCTTCTGATCGCAAGGGTCATGCCTGCCTCCTTTTGATCATTCCGAGCTGCATCCACACGCCGGACGACAGTCGTAGCGCTTCACTGTCGTCCGGGGGGAAGGCCGTGTACCGGGAGGTGTTCACGAACTGGGCGTTGACGTAGTCCCAGAGCTGGATGACCGGGAGCTGCTCGTTCGCGACCTTGGCGAGAGTGCCGACGATCCGCTTCTGCTCGTCCGGCGAGGCGTAGTTGAGCCTGGCGGTCAGCTCGCCGGGGTTGATCCGGCCCATGCCGGCGACCTCGGCGGTCTCGGGGCCGCCCATCCAGTTGCCCTGGGTGCCCGGCGCCACGTGCTTCAGCCGGCCGCCGAACATCTGCCAGCCGTTCGCCTGTCCGAACAGGCGCTGGTAGATGTTGTACGGTGCCGGTCCGAGGCCCATCAGCCAGAACCCGATCCCATACTTGCCCGCCGCGAGGTCACCCAGGTAGAGGGTGTAGTCGGCCGCGGTGATCACCTTCGCGTCGATCCCGTGGTCGTTGAGCTGGCTGCTGATCGACTGGGCCGCCGAGACCCAGTCGGAGAACGACGCGGGCACGTGGATCTCGACCTTCCACGGCGTCCCGTCCGGCATGGCCCACATGCCGCCCCGCCGCGTCATGCCCGCGGCCTTCAGCTCCGCCGCGGCTTTCGCCGGGTCGAGCCCGTAGGGGGCGAGGCTGTCGAACCCCTCGCCCAGCCAGGCCTTCGCCGCCTTGGCGTGAATGCCCGACGTGGTCGCCGCCGGGGTGCCACCCTCCGGTGAGGCGACCTTCGTGACCTGGCGGCGGTCGATCAGATAGGCCAGCGCCCGCCGCACGTGCACGTTGTCGTACGGCTTGCGCGCCTGGTTGAACGCCAGCGACGTGACCACGGGCGAGTAGCCCCTGACGATCCGGCTGCCACCGGTCTGGCGGATACGGTCCATGACGGCGGTGGGCACCGAGGTGAACGGCGCGTTGTCGAGCTTCCCGGCGATCAGGTAGTTCCAGATCTGCTCGTTGCTGGTGTAGTTGAGGATCTTGACCTTGTCCGGTACGACGGCGGCGCTGTCGTAGAAGTAGGGGTTCCTCTTCAGGAGCGCCGCGCCCGGATTCACCCGCTCCAGCACGAACGGCCCGGCGGAGACGTCCTGTGGCGGCCGGAAGGCGATGACCTTGTCGGCCATCCCGGTGATCACGGACTTCGCGCGCTCGGAGGCGGAGCCGTCCGCCCCCTGTGCGATCTTGAGTGTCTTCCAGAAGTCAGGAGGCAGCAGCGGGCCGAAGACATGGGCGGGCACGACCACGGTGGACAGCAGGTTGTTGAGGAACATCTCGCTGTGGTTCGCACCCTGCGTGACCTTGATGGTCTTCTCGTCGAGAACCTGGATCTTGGCCGCCGCGCCCGCCGCCTTCGGGTCGAGCGCGTACGCCGTACCCCCCTGGCTGTAGGCGAGCCCGATCGACACTCGAATGTCCTCGCTGGTCACCGGCTTGCCATCCGACCACTTCGCGTTCGGCTGCAGGCGGATGACGACCGCTGACCCGTCAGGGGCGACCGTCCAACTTCTGGCGATCGCCGGATAGAACTGGTTGGGATCGGTTGGGTCGTTCTTGGGCCAGGCCAGCGCCATCCCGTTGTAGCCGTTGAAAACCGATCCCACGGGGTTGAACGGGTTGGTCGGCGCGCTGGCGTTGATCTGCTTGGTGCCGTCGATCGTGGTGTAGACGCCGCCCGATTGGGCGGTCTCCGTCTTCCCGGTGGTGCCGCATGCCGTGGCGGTCACGAGTGATGCCAGGGCCATGATCGCCGTGAGTCGCTTCATCGAATCTCCTTGAGCGTGGAGACCCCGGGCTTCAGCCCTGGGAAGGAAACGCGGCACAGCGCCGCCGGGTGCACGCCCGGATCGGTGACCGGCGCCGTGACCATCTGCACCGGCTCACCACCTCGATCGTCCGGGAATGGGTGTGCGCCTGCGGCGCGACCCGTGATCGGGACGTGAACGCGGCGAAGAACATCCTCGCCGCCGGGCCGGCGGAGAGGTGAAACGCCTGTGAAGCCGGTGTAAGACCTCAAGGGAGAGTCCTCCTGGCGGGCGACTGGCGGTGAAGCAGGAAATCCGACCTGTGAGGGTGGGAATCCCCCGGCTTCAGCCGTGGGGAGGAAGTCAAAGGCTTCTCCTGGTCCCCGATTGCCTGGACGATACGTGCCACTTAGCGGCGTAGTCAATTTTTTTCACGTAAAGAGTCAACGGTGGAGTTATTCTTTACCAACCCTTCTACCTGCGGAAACGTAAAAACGGGTGCCCATGGGGCACCCGTTTCGATCGGCTGGAGGCGGTTATGCCTTGGCTGCGGCGCTCTCACCGGTGAACGCGGCCACGGCGCCCAGACCGAGGTAGACCATGCCGCTGGTGACGTCCAGGCGGCGGCGGGCGCGGGCGGAGCGGCGCAGCCGGCCGGCCATGGCCGAGGCGAGCAGCGCGAAGGCGCCGTCGCTGGCCATGCCGAGCGCGATCCAGACCATGCCCAGCAGCAGGATCTGCGGGGCGATCGGGCCCCGGGAAGGGTCGGTGAAGTGCGGCAGGAAGGCCAGGAAGAAGATCGCGGTCTTCGGGTTGAGCACGTTGACCACGAAGCCCTCCCAGAACATCCGGGACCGGGTCGCGACCACCGGCTCGGCGACCTCGGTGTCGTCCGGGCGGGCCATCAGCTTCCGGACGCCCAGCCAGATCAGGTAGGCCGCGCCCGCGTACTTGACCACGGCGAACGCGGTCGCCGAGGCGGCCAGCAGGGCGCTGACGCCGAGGGCGGCGGCGGCCACGTGGACCATGGAGCCGAGGTGGATGCCCAGCACGGACACCAGCCCGGCGCCGCGGCCCTGGGCGACGCTGCGGGTCACGATGTAGAGCACCGCGGGGCCCGGTACGAGCAGCAGGGCGAGCGTCGCGGCGGCGAACAGGGCAAGTGTCGTCAGATCCGGCATGTCAGGATCGTAGGCTCACCCGACCTCTGCCTGCTCCGGGTTTTCCGTGCGGACCCTTCGGGGGCACCCGCAGGGGAGCGCGGAGATCGGCACGGCGTCGGCGGAGCAGGGGCCGCCTACGGGTGGATCGCCGAGGTCAGGGCGGTCAGCAGGGCGGTGGCCGCCGGGGGGACGGGGGGCCCGCCGTAGGTGGCGGCGCAGACCTGGCGGATCGAGCCGGGCAGTTCGACCACGTTGACCTCCGGGTGGCGGTGCGCCCGCAGGGCGAGGCCGGGCAGGGTCGTCACGCCGATCCCCGCCGCCACCAGGGACTGGACGGCGACGATGTCGTCGCTGGTGAAGCAGATCTCCGGCTCGAATCCGGCCCGGGCGCACAGGTCGAGCAGGTGGCTCCGGCACCGGTCGCAGCCCCCGATCCAGCGGCTGTCGCGGTGTGACGCGAGGGTGCCGGCCCGGCCGGAGGTGACCAGGTAGCTGGGGTCGTCCATCAGGTGAAGCAGCCGGATGCCGTCGTCCTCCGGCTCCGTGTCGTCGTAACGGAAGACGACGGCCACGTCCACGTAGCCGGCGCGGAGCATGCGCAGGGCCTCGGGCGGTTCGGTCTCGGTCAGGCGCAGCTCCAGGCCGGGGTGGTCCCTGGCGAGCAGGGCGGCGGCCTCCGGAACGAACGTGCTCAGGGCCGAGGGGAAGGCGGCCAGCCGGGCCCGGCCCGCGCGCAGCCCCACGTGCGCGGAGAGCTCGGCGGAGGCGGAG
Above is a genomic segment from Streptosporangium album containing:
- a CDS encoding ABC transporter substrate-binding protein, which codes for MKRLTAIMALASLVTATACGTTGKTETAQSGGVYTTIDGTKQINASAPTNPFNPVGSVFNGYNGMALAWPKNDPTDPNQFYPAIARSWTVAPDGSAVVIRLQPNAKWSDGKPVTSEDIRVSIGLAYSQGGTAYALDPKAAGAAAKIQVLDEKTIKVTQGANHSEMFLNNLLSTVVVPAHVFGPLLPPDFWKTLKIAQGADGSASERAKSVITGMADKVIAFRPPQDVSAGPFVLERVNPGAALLKRNPYFYDSAAVVPDKVKILNYTSNEQIWNYLIAGKLDNAPFTSVPTAVMDRIRQTGGSRIVRGYSPVVTSLAFNQARKPYDNVHVRRALAYLIDRRQVTKVASPEGGTPAATTSGIHAKAAKAWLGEGFDSLAPYGLDPAKAAAELKAAGMTRRGGMWAMPDGTPWKVEIHVPASFSDWVSAAQSISSQLNDHGIDAKVITAADYTLYLGDLAAGKYGIGFWLMGLGPAPYNIYQRLFGQANGWQMFGGRLKHVAPGTQGNWMGGPETAEVAGMGRINPGELTARLNYASPDEQKRIVGTLAKVANEQLPVIQLWDYVNAQFVNTSRYTAFPPDDSEALRLSSGVWMQLGMIKRRQA
- a CDS encoding LysE family translocator, with the protein product MPDLTTLALFAAATLALLLVPGPAVLYIVTRSVAQGRGAGLVSVLGIHLGSMVHVAAAALGVSALLAASATAFAVVKYAGAAYLIWLGVRKLMARPDDTEVAEPVVATRSRMFWEGFVVNVLNPKTAIFFLAFLPHFTDPSRGPIAPQILLLGMVWIALGMASDGAFALLASAMAGRLRRSARARRRLDVTSGMVYLGLGAVAAFTGESAAAKA
- a CDS encoding LysR family transcriptional regulator; this translates as MLDVVRLRVLAAVARHGSVTAAARELHYSQPSVSHHLAKLEAETGAKLIQRVGRGIRLTEAGRMLAERATEIVGRIDSASAELSAHVGLRAGRARLAAFPSALSTFVPEAAALLARDHPGLELRLTETEPPEALRMLRAGYVDVAVVFRYDDTEPEDDGIRLLHLMDDPSYLVTSGRAGTLASHRDSRWIGGCDRCRSHLLDLCARAGFEPEICFTSDDIVAVQSLVAAGIGVTTLPGLALRAHRHPEVNVVELPGSIRQVCAATYGGPPVPPAATALLTALTSAIHP